The proteins below come from a single Holdemania massiliensis genomic window:
- a CDS encoding XRE family transcriptional regulator, which produces MSLASNLKEARIKKGFKQEELATLIGKSKNVVSNWERGDNKPDADTLFELCDLLDVDANYLLGWESNKQISLSISEQEHIKKLRTLDRYGKKVVSSVLDIEYERCNYEAEIAEEPMAYIPRVYYSQGASAGYGEYLIDGMDASEIMLPDTPKNRKSDYVINVDGDSMEPTFSDGDKLLVQHTDCVNISEIGIFVIDGQSYVKEFGEDRLISHNKKYSDIIPSEYSDFRCVGKVIGVMK; this is translated from the coding sequence GTGTCACTGGCAAGCAATTTAAAAGAAGCTCGAATAAAAAAAGGATTTAAGCAAGAGGAACTTGCTACTTTAATTGGCAAAAGTAAGAATGTAGTTTCAAACTGGGAACGCGGTGATAACAAACCCGATGCAGATACACTTTTTGAATTATGTGATCTGCTGGATGTAGATGCCAATTATTTATTAGGCTGGGAAAGCAATAAACAAATTTCGTTGTCTATCTCAGAGCAGGAACACATAAAAAAACTCCGTACACTCGATAGGTACGGAAAGAAAGTAGTTAGCTCTGTGCTAGATATAGAATATGAGCGATGCAACTATGAGGCTGAAATTGCCGAGGAACCTATGGCTTATATTCCAAGAGTCTACTATTCTCAAGGTGCATCGGCAGGGTACGGTGAGTACCTGATTGACGGAATGGACGCGTCAGAAATCATGCTTCCTGACACACCTAAAAACCGTAAATCAGATTACGTGATAAATGTTGATGGTGATTCAATGGAGCCTACATTTTCCGACGGAGATAAACTACTTGTACAGCATACAGATTGTGTAAATATTAGTGAAATTGGGATTTTCGTTATCGACGGTCAGTCTTATGTTAAGGAATTTGGAGAAGATCGATTGATTTCGCACAATAAAAAATATTCAGATATCATCCCATCAGAATATAGTGACTTCCGCTGCGTCGGAAAAGTTATCGGTGTAATGAAATGA
- a CDS encoding helix-turn-helix domain-containing protein, which translates to MKVCDRLKLYIDKSGLKQKVIAEKSGFSENQMSQMLNDKRSISADELEIICNAMGTSPNEIYNMRPDEFASNEKRLA; encoded by the coding sequence ATGAAAGTCTGTGATAGATTAAAGTTGTATATCGACAAAAGTGGGTTAAAACAAAAGGTTATTGCAGAGAAATCTGGTTTCTCAGAGAACCAAATGAGCCAAATGCTAAATGATAAAAGAAGTATAAGCGCAGATGAACTAGAAATTATCTGTAATGCTATGGGGACTTCACCTAATGAAATCTACAACATGCGTCCTGATGAATTCGCTTCAAATGAAAAGAGGCTAGCATAA
- a CDS encoding glucosaminidase domain-containing protein: MTVVELYQPDEPAYTSDMDVSWHEWQPIGKAAGVVPVALLDLAEEYNINPVYAAAVFVLETDWGSSSAWLNNHNPAGIRCGDRYCKYGTATDGLRRMMEIMADYYTNGLTTVAQQRSLWSETEDTEQIVQLMIQLAEGK, from the coding sequence GTGACAGTGGTCGAGCTTTATCAGCCTGATGAGCCAGCTTATACATCCGATATGGACGTTAGCTGGCATGAGTGGCAGCCGATCGGTAAGGCAGCCGGGGTGGTCCCAGTCGCACTCTTGGATCTGGCAGAGGAGTACAACATCAACCCGGTCTATGCGGCTGCGGTGTTTGTGCTAGAGACAGACTGGGGCAGCTCATCGGCGTGGCTCAATAATCACAATCCAGCCGGCATCCGGTGCGGTGATCGATACTGCAAATACGGCACGGCCACGGATGGCCTGCGGCGCATGATGGAGATCATGGCTGACTACTACACAAACGGCCTGACTACGGTAGCGCAACAGCGATCGCTGTGGTCTGAGACTGAGGATACAGAGCAAATTGTCCAGCTGATGATCCAGCTGGCGGAAGGGAAATAA
- a CDS encoding DUF2800 domain-containing protein: MSAVINHIARAHAVLSASAADRWMHCPPSARLAEQYPQTSSSYAAEGTRAHEIAEQCLRAFKDGQPEPIYEGDDLRIRGELQAYIDGIIETYNAELAIHPDTTLILESKVDFSQYVPDGFGTADVIIMAGSRMYVIDLKFGQGVEVNAQGNPQLRLYGLGAYHLYEDLYDITHIMLEIRQPRKDHYSCDFMTVEDLIQWGNEVVKPTADIAYEGKGEFACGDWCRFCPVKNCKHRAAVNQKLIEDHPDPAALNKKELGVILQQLGQVKSWMDTLTSYATDQILSGEQIPGWKLVEGRSIRKYVDEDKVVNKLRAEDYADAIIFEKKLLGITAMEKALGKKVFNELIGDLVVKPAGAPTLAPESDKRKEYNWQQRLIDEMEIEEE; encoded by the coding sequence ATGTCCGCGGTAATCAATCACATAGCACGGGCACACGCTGTCCTTAGCGCGTCAGCGGCAGATCGGTGGATGCACTGTCCACCCTCGGCCAGACTCGCAGAGCAGTATCCACAGACTTCCAGCAGTTACGCTGCAGAGGGTACTCGGGCGCATGAAATTGCCGAGCAGTGTCTGCGGGCGTTTAAAGACGGACAGCCAGAGCCCATTTATGAGGGCGATGACTTGCGGATCCGTGGAGAGCTGCAGGCTTATATAGACGGGATTATCGAGACCTACAACGCTGAGCTGGCGATCCACCCAGACACGACCCTGATCCTGGAATCTAAGGTAGATTTTAGCCAATATGTGCCGGATGGATTTGGTACAGCCGACGTGATCATTATGGCAGGCAGCCGGATGTACGTTATTGATCTGAAGTTTGGCCAGGGTGTTGAGGTTAACGCTCAAGGCAATCCACAGCTTCGACTATACGGCTTGGGTGCCTATCATCTCTACGAGGATCTGTACGACATCACCCATATCATGCTCGAGATTCGACAGCCACGCAAAGACCATTACAGCTGTGATTTTATGACAGTGGAGGATCTGATCCAGTGGGGCAACGAGGTCGTTAAACCGACAGCTGATATCGCGTATGAGGGCAAGGGTGAGTTTGCATGTGGCGATTGGTGTAGATTCTGCCCAGTCAAAAACTGCAAGCACCGAGCGGCAGTCAATCAAAAACTGATCGAGGATCATCCAGATCCTGCGGCGCTCAACAAAAAAGAGCTCGGCGTAATTCTGCAGCAGCTTGGCCAGGTTAAGTCTTGGATGGATACACTCACCAGCTACGCCACGGATCAAATATTGAGCGGTGAGCAGATCCCAGGCTGGAAGCTCGTTGAAGGTCGCAGCATACGCAAATATGTCGACGAGGACAAGGTGGTTAATAAATTACGGGCAGAAGACTATGCAGACGCAATTATCTTTGAAAAGAAACTGCTTGGGATTACTGCCATGGAAAAAGCACTTGGCAAGAAAGTATTTAATGAACTGATCGGCGATCTGGTCGTTAAGCCAGCCGGTGCACCAACGTTGGCTCCGGAGTCAGACAAACGTAAAGAGTATAACTGGCAACAACGACTAATTGATGAAATGGAAATTGAGGAGGAATAA
- a CDS encoding DUF2815 family protein, whose protein sequence is MSAKEKKATVTIGPVRLSYEHIWEPFAFKEGDEPKYSASLIIKKSDKENLAKVKEAMEAAILKGINSCYSGGKRPKKLELALRDGDVDRDEDEAYAGAMYINAKSSVKYRPFVVDKRKAPISDEEKVYSGCYVQASVTFYPYENSGNTGVGCSLNGIMKWEDGEKLANSISADEAFADIEVDDDDLFD, encoded by the coding sequence ATGTCAGCAAAAGAAAAAAAAGCTACAGTAACAATTGGACCAGTGAGATTAAGTTATGAACATATCTGGGAGCCGTTCGCCTTCAAAGAAGGAGATGAACCGAAATACTCAGCTTCTTTGATTATAAAAAAGAGTGATAAAGAAAATCTAGCAAAGGTTAAGGAGGCGATGGAGGCAGCTATTCTAAAAGGGATCAATTCGTGCTACAGTGGGGGAAAACGTCCGAAAAAATTAGAGTTAGCATTACGCGATGGCGATGTTGATAGGGATGAAGACGAAGCTTATGCTGGCGCTATGTATATCAACGCTAAATCATCAGTTAAGTACAGACCTTTTGTGGTCGATAAACGCAAGGCTCCTATATCTGATGAAGAAAAAGTTTATTCGGGGTGTTATGTGCAGGCGAGTGTTACTTTTTACCCATATGAAAATAGCGGAAATACAGGTGTTGGCTGTTCCCTAAATGGAATTATGAAGTGGGAAGATGGAGAAAAGCTAGCAAATTCAATATCAGCCGATGAGGCCTTTGCAGATATCGAAGTAGATGACGATGACCTCTTTGACTAG
- a CDS encoding DNA polymerase: protein MRQLSIDIETYSSIDIKLGVYRYVDAPDFQILLFAYAFDDGPVELIDLACGEELPAEVLQALTDKTVLKKAYNAQFERVCIGKYLGMQLDVKQWWCTMAHAAQLGLPGRLGDVAALLKLEQQKDKAGTLLINYFSKPCKPTKANGERTRNYPCHDMDKWDLFRKYCKQDVETERAIGKYLEQFPPLQNELLIYREDQRINDRGIRIDMDLVDAVLEYNDAHASDLLDQSAEITGLANANSRDQLLSWIQAQGVDIPDIRKETLEALLETEILDPVRTVISNRLETGKASVKKYQMLKDATAADGRIHGTLQYYGANRTGRWAGRLVQVQNLTKNYLPEIDAIRTLVKRKDFDTLEMLYPSMSDIFSQLVRTTFTAKEGYTFAIADYSAIEARVIAWLAGEDWVCEVFKHDGDIYKQTASKMFGIPINQIDKPLRQRGKVSTLALGYQGGTGALIAMGALKMGVPEEDLPKLVKAWRKANPHIVRLWHDVDDRVRVCLKNRSEFNLHHGVHFKFEKGYLFIQLPSGRRLTYLQPRVTDEGKIQYQGMEQGKRVWGVKDTYGGKLVENIVQAIARDCLAEAMLKVAAAGYEICFHIHDELIVEVPKQDADQHLAVIRKLMGSQLAWAPDLYLTAAGYTSDYYLKD, encoded by the coding sequence ATGCGTCAGCTGTCTATCGACATTGAGACCTACAGCAGTATTGACATCAAACTGGGCGTTTACAGATATGTAGACGCCCCTGATTTTCAAATATTATTGTTCGCTTATGCGTTCGATGATGGCCCTGTCGAGCTGATCGATCTGGCATGCGGTGAGGAGTTGCCGGCGGAGGTCTTGCAGGCTCTAACGGATAAGACAGTTCTCAAAAAAGCGTATAACGCACAATTTGAGCGAGTGTGCATCGGTAAGTACCTGGGCATGCAGCTCGATGTAAAGCAGTGGTGGTGTACGATGGCTCACGCCGCCCAGCTGGGTCTGCCTGGCCGCCTGGGCGATGTCGCTGCGTTGCTTAAGCTAGAGCAGCAAAAGGACAAAGCTGGCACGCTGCTGATCAACTATTTTAGTAAGCCATGCAAGCCGACTAAGGCTAATGGAGAGCGGACTCGCAACTACCCCTGTCACGACATGGATAAATGGGATTTGTTTCGTAAGTATTGCAAGCAAGACGTAGAGACGGAGCGTGCGATCGGCAAATACCTAGAGCAGTTCCCGCCACTACAAAATGAGCTGCTTATTTATCGTGAGGATCAGCGGATCAATGATCGTGGGATCCGGATCGATATGGATCTGGTTGATGCCGTGCTGGAGTATAACGACGCTCACGCCTCTGATTTGCTAGATCAATCGGCGGAGATCACCGGTCTTGCCAATGCCAACAGTCGAGATCAGCTGCTGTCCTGGATCCAAGCGCAGGGAGTCGATATCCCGGATATCCGTAAGGAGACTCTGGAGGCATTGCTGGAGACTGAGATCCTGGATCCTGTGCGTACCGTGATCAGCAATCGTTTAGAGACTGGCAAGGCATCCGTCAAAAAGTATCAAATGTTAAAAGACGCCACAGCTGCTGATGGACGAATCCATGGCACGCTGCAGTATTACGGTGCTAACCGTACCGGCAGATGGGCCGGCAGGTTGGTACAAGTGCAGAATCTGACTAAAAACTATTTACCAGAGATCGATGCCATTCGTACTTTGGTTAAGCGTAAAGACTTTGACACGCTGGAGATGCTCTACCCTTCCATGTCTGACATTTTTTCTCAACTTGTCCGTACAACCTTTACCGCCAAAGAGGGTTATACCTTTGCGATCGCGGATTACAGCGCAATCGAGGCGAGGGTGATCGCTTGGTTGGCGGGGGAGGACTGGGTCTGCGAGGTATTTAAGCATGATGGTGACATCTATAAGCAGACGGCCTCTAAGATGTTTGGGATCCCGATTAATCAGATTGACAAGCCATTACGGCAGCGTGGCAAGGTATCTACTTTAGCGCTTGGCTATCAAGGTGGTACTGGTGCGCTGATCGCAATGGGCGCTCTCAAGATGGGTGTACCTGAGGAGGATTTGCCTAAGCTGGTCAAAGCCTGGCGCAAAGCCAATCCTCATATTGTGCGGCTTTGGCATGACGTGGATGACAGAGTACGGGTCTGTTTGAAAAATCGTTCTGAGTTTAATCTGCACCACGGTGTCCACTTTAAGTTTGAAAAAGGATACCTGTTTATCCAACTGCCTTCCGGTCGCCGGCTCACTTACCTGCAGCCGCGTGTGACTGATGAGGGTAAGATCCAGTATCAGGGCATGGAGCAAGGCAAGCGTGTTTGGGGTGTTAAAGATACATACGGTGGTAAATTGGTCGAAAACATTGTCCAGGCGATCGCGCGGGACTGTCTGGCGGAGGCCATGCTCAAAGTGGCAGCTGCCGGGTACGAGATTTGTTTTCATATCCACGATGAATTGATCGTCGAGGTACCTAAGCAAGACGCCGATCAGCACCTGGCTGTGATCCGCAAGTTGATGGGATCGCAGCTTGCCTGGGCGCCTGATCTCTACCTGACAGCTGCAGGATATACGTCAGATTACTACTTAAAGGATTGA
- a CDS encoding virulence-associated E family protein, with translation MLKIATGASRKAKKWKNIEISWSGLCAKLSETYRTRETMAEYAKLKKPGQDEIKDVGGFVGGWLAQGQRKSDTVICRTVLTLDVDNALPSFWDDLTLLNDYACCIYSTHKHKPESPRVRLIIPLAREVSAEEYEAIARWVAKELGIDQFDDTTYQASRLMYWPSTSKDGEFIFNQQDGPYLDPDAVLANYPDWYDVSFWPQSSRVTEIVHKQAKRQGDPLTKEGLIGAFCRTYSIDAAIETFLNDVYLPCSIPNRYTYAGGSTAAGLVLYDDKFAYSNHGTDPASGKLCNAFDLVRIHKFGELDDDAKVDTPANKLPSYVAMTDFAAADPETRKTLQEDRLAEAAIDFADIADLDSEDKDWVKELDVDRKGNILPTSDNFLRIMRKDKLLANLGGYNEFNHRPEVSGSLPWTKERDSKSWTDTDDAGLRHYIETVYKITGAGKCADALALVHEANKFHPVRDYLDPLEWDGIPRLDTLFIDYLGAEDCEYIRQVTRKAFTAAVARIYQPGCKFDYMATLNGIQGIGKSTLIKKMGDPWYSDTITTVSGKEAYEALQGVWLLEMSELTATRKADVEAVKQFISKQEDTYRMAYAKRTVSYPRQCVFFGTTNDTEFLRDRTGNRRFWVIEVGKYPRSKSVFDDLDRDEVAQIWAEAKHRYRQKEELYLSGDIEKEALKRQQEHTESNAKTGLIEEYLEKLLPENWAQMDLYQRRNFLKGDEFTSPGEGKVLRQRVCALEIWCELFDGDLKGLTNSQSREINDILRGVQGWQPIGKLVKFGKLYGPQRGFTRVKSEG, from the coding sequence ATGTTGAAAATAGCAACCGGCGCAAGCCGAAAAGCAAAAAAGTGGAAAAATATCGAGATCAGCTGGAGTGGCCTCTGTGCCAAATTGTCAGAGACTTATCGCACACGGGAGACGATGGCGGAGTACGCCAAGCTCAAAAAGCCTGGTCAAGACGAGATCAAAGACGTCGGCGGGTTTGTCGGCGGATGGCTCGCACAGGGGCAGCGTAAGAGCGATACCGTAATCTGTCGCACTGTCCTTACTCTTGACGTGGATAACGCGCTGCCGAGCTTTTGGGATGATCTGACACTGCTTAATGACTATGCCTGCTGCATCTACTCGACGCATAAGCATAAGCCTGAGTCACCACGAGTTCGGCTGATCATCCCGCTGGCCCGGGAGGTCAGCGCCGAGGAGTACGAGGCGATCGCTCGTTGGGTGGCCAAGGAGCTTGGCATCGATCAGTTTGATGATACGACCTATCAGGCAAGCCGACTGATGTACTGGCCAAGCACCAGCAAGGATGGAGAGTTTATCTTTAACCAGCAGGATGGTCCTTATTTGGATCCTGATGCCGTCTTAGCCAATTATCCAGACTGGTACGACGTGAGCTTTTGGCCGCAGTCGTCCAGAGTCACGGAGATCGTCCACAAGCAGGCCAAGCGCCAAGGAGATCCTCTGACTAAGGAGGGATTGATAGGTGCCTTTTGCCGCACATACAGCATAGATGCGGCTATTGAGACATTTTTAAATGATGTCTACTTGCCATGCAGCATCCCCAATCGGTACACCTATGCCGGTGGGTCTACGGCAGCGGGGCTGGTGTTGTATGATGACAAGTTTGCCTACAGCAATCACGGTACAGATCCGGCATCAGGCAAGCTGTGCAATGCGTTTGACCTGGTAAGGATCCACAAGTTTGGCGAGTTGGACGATGACGCTAAGGTGGACACGCCAGCCAATAAGTTACCATCTTATGTGGCGATGACAGACTTCGCCGCTGCAGATCCTGAGACGCGCAAGACACTGCAGGAGGATCGCCTGGCGGAGGCTGCCATTGACTTTGCGGATATCGCTGATCTGGATTCAGAGGATAAGGACTGGGTCAAGGAGTTGGATGTTGACCGTAAAGGCAATATCCTGCCGACCAGTGATAACTTTTTAAGGATCATGCGTAAAGATAAGCTATTAGCCAATCTGGGTGGCTATAACGAGTTTAACCATCGGCCAGAGGTGTCTGGCTCCTTACCCTGGACAAAAGAACGTGACAGCAAGTCCTGGACGGATACAGACGACGCCGGGCTGCGGCATTACATCGAGACCGTCTATAAGATCACTGGCGCCGGTAAATGCGCGGATGCGCTAGCATTAGTCCATGAGGCCAATAAATTCCATCCAGTCCGAGATTATCTTGATCCATTGGAGTGGGATGGTATCCCGCGACTGGATACACTGTTTATTGATTATCTGGGCGCTGAGGACTGTGAGTACATCCGCCAAGTTACGCGCAAGGCGTTTACCGCAGCGGTGGCACGGATCTATCAGCCAGGCTGTAAGTTTGATTACATGGCTACCCTAAACGGGATCCAGGGCATCGGTAAATCAACTCTGATCAAAAAGATGGGTGATCCGTGGTACAGTGACACGATTACCACGGTCAGCGGCAAAGAGGCTTACGAGGCATTGCAGGGCGTTTGGCTGCTGGAGATGTCCGAGCTAACAGCAACACGTAAAGCCGATGTTGAGGCGGTAAAGCAGTTTATTAGCAAGCAGGAGGATACCTACCGGATGGCCTATGCTAAGAGGACAGTCAGTTATCCCCGGCAGTGCGTATTCTTCGGGACAACTAATGACACCGAGTTCCTACGAGATCGTACTGGTAACCGCAGATTCTGGGTCATTGAGGTGGGCAAGTATCCGCGGTCAAAGAGTGTATTTGATGACCTCGATCGAGATGAGGTTGCGCAAATATGGGCGGAAGCTAAGCACCGGTATCGACAAAAAGAAGAGCTATACCTGAGTGGAGATATAGAAAAAGAAGCGCTGAAAAGGCAGCAAGAACACACAGAGTCTAATGCCAAGACTGGGTTGATTGAGGAATATTTGGAGAAGTTGCTTCCTGAAAACTGGGCGCAAATGGATCTATACCAGCGACGTAATTTCTTAAAGGGCGATGAGTTTACGAGTCCCGGAGAAGGCAAGGTACTGCGTCAGCGTGTCTGTGCGTTAGAGATCTGGTGTGAGCTGTTCGATGGTGATCTTAAAGGGCTGACCAATTCTCAATCGCGTGAAATCAACGATATCCTGAGAGGTGTTCAGGGGTGGCAACCCATCGGTAAATTGGTTAAGTTCGGCAAACTATATGGACCCCAAAGAGGATTCACGAGAGTTAAAAGCGAGGGGTAA
- a CDS encoding VRR-NUC domain-containing protein, which yields MATDIARRNSKPHATPERQVEEYLVKRVKSLGGIARKLTCPDASGMPDRMVILKGQICFVELKRPKGGRLSDTQKWRIQELKQQEMKTYVLKNKEEIDQLIECLKRRELPDEI from the coding sequence ATGGCGACGGACATCGCCAGAAGAAACAGTAAGCCACATGCTACACCTGAAAGGCAGGTTGAAGAGTATTTAGTCAAGCGGGTGAAAAGTTTAGGCGGGATCGCAAGAAAACTCACTTGTCCGGATGCGTCGGGCATGCCGGACAGGATGGTAATACTGAAAGGTCAGATCTGCTTCGTAGAGCTTAAACGACCTAAAGGTGGCCGGCTGAGTGACACGCAGAAGTGGCGAATTCAGGAATTGAAGCAGCAGGAGATGAAAACCTATGTCCTCAAAAACAAAGAAGAGATCGACCAGCTAATCGAATGTTTGAAAAGACGGGAGCTTCCTGATGAGATATAA
- a CDS encoding DEAD/DEAH box helicase: MRYKPHQYQAIAEQYALDHPRCGLFLDMGLGKTVITLTVIDKLIYDYFEVTKGRVLVIAPLRVAEDTWSRESSKWDHLQHLRISKVLGSAKRRLEALSTPADLYIINRDNVVWLIQIFGNQWPFDMVVVDELSSFKNPKSQRFKALKKLSPLFKRFVGLTGTPAPRNLMDLWSELYLIDRGERLGKTMRAYQQRYFVPGRRNGYVVYDYIPIDGAERQIYDRISDVCMSMTAADWLQLPDRIDLTREIQLPTSVMAAYRRFEREKYLELMDGDNPLLAANAGVLAGKLTQFSNGAVYLEDHSWQPIHDCKLDELEQLIEEANGQSVMVFYNFKHDFQRLIDRFAAYEPRMIKNADDIADWNAGKIQLLLAHPASMGHGLNLQDGGHIVIWFGLTWDLEIYQQANARLHRQGQQQSVRIYHIICKGTVDEDILRRLQTKDANQQALIDAVKARVERLEE; this comes from the coding sequence ATGAGATATAAGCCACATCAATATCAGGCCATCGCCGAGCAGTACGCATTAGATCATCCCCGGTGTGGCTTGTTTTTGGACATGGGGCTGGGTAAGACGGTGATCACACTGACAGTAATCGATAAACTGATATACGACTATTTCGAGGTTACCAAAGGCCGCGTCTTGGTCATCGCGCCGCTACGAGTAGCTGAGGATACGTGGAGTCGGGAGTCCAGTAAGTGGGATCATCTGCAGCATCTGCGTATAAGCAAAGTGCTTGGCTCCGCAAAACGACGATTGGAAGCACTCAGCACTCCGGCAGACCTTTACATCATCAACCGGGATAACGTTGTCTGGCTGATCCAGATATTCGGTAATCAATGGCCGTTTGACATGGTGGTCGTGGATGAGCTGAGCAGCTTCAAGAATCCAAAATCGCAAAGATTCAAAGCCCTAAAAAAGCTGTCGCCGTTGTTTAAGCGCTTTGTCGGCTTAACTGGTACGCCGGCGCCGCGGAATCTGATGGATCTGTGGTCAGAACTTTACCTGATCGATCGCGGCGAGCGATTAGGCAAAACGATGAGGGCTTATCAGCAGCGATACTTTGTCCCAGGTCGGCGCAACGGTTACGTCGTCTATGACTACATCCCTATCGACGGCGCTGAGCGGCAAATCTATGATCGGATCAGCGACGTCTGCATGAGTATGACGGCCGCTGACTGGCTGCAGCTGCCAGATCGTATCGATCTGACCCGAGAGATCCAGCTGCCGACGTCCGTGATGGCCGCCTACAGGCGCTTTGAACGTGAAAAATACCTTGAACTCATGGATGGTGATAATCCGCTCTTAGCGGCCAATGCGGGCGTCTTGGCGGGCAAGCTGACGCAGTTCAGTAACGGTGCAGTTTACTTGGAAGATCACAGCTGGCAGCCGATCCACGATTGCAAGCTGGATGAGTTGGAGCAGCTGATCGAGGAGGCTAATGGCCAGTCGGTTATGGTATTCTACAACTTCAAGCATGATTTTCAGAGGTTGATAGATCGCTTTGCAGCTTATGAGCCGCGAATGATAAAAAACGCTGACGATATCGCGGATTGGAATGCTGGCAAGATCCAATTGCTGCTTGCTCATCCAGCGAGTATGGGGCACGGGCTCAACCTGCAGGATGGCGGCCATATCGTTATCTGGTTCGGCCTTACATGGGACTTGGAGATCTACCAGCAGGCTAATGCCCGGCTGCATCGGCAGGGCCAGCAGCAGTCTGTACGGATCTATCACATTATTTGCAAAGGTACCGTTGATGAGGACATCCTGCGACGGCTGCAGACTAAGGATGCAAACCAACAAGCCCTGATTGATGCGGTCAAGGCGCGTGTGGAGAGATTGGAGGAGTGA